Proteins encoded by one window of Culicoides brevitarsis isolate CSIRO-B50_1 chromosome 2, AGI_CSIRO_Cbre_v1, whole genome shotgun sequence:
- the LOC134830139 gene encoding uncharacterized protein LOC134830139, which yields MSKDPVPSCLLCATQENYCFNSPADVFALLEVRKRKKLVRRWLSNLIFLQRVKWRPDSPIFICEVHYAKDDLDRVVRENGKTEVKLASEQALPCYLKLEDRALNNRIKSFLFLVEEHEKCLNMGNKWLAKVFKDKRFALLLGNLVKIEISENLEATITENGEIIALEDAIKAGFVENNRRIMFWSRLRGMMKHYEEKYASQQVVVVVPEQIITKPGKVGRPRKFPKVEIPKIVEKKPLKVIVPAVNAPEEEEISTTTSDSDSSSVENATPTFKIFKSIPQEDLPVPKIVQATILPKNFERPVKRRISENITSFTKMYKMEATGPKELKTTLSDPKDDIVTDILPLIPSMIRNCLPTWHVISRNDAVCTLKIVIVHAPDGTKRPYIVKAVKVDQNLVVTGYLNGQKIQNDDINRHEKQLSQQELIEFMQNIDDIPFELPKSVEIHEKIVKNDPDQLSFGALAENLNAFSGNNWKPTCIDNEMILIYKIDFSDVPKFKRYITIDRDLTVTIFNNGQNRQPGELLEGSFQMYPLTMPKIHRILSTLDETVFDKILRPSKYREKSFEENIRTEEDHRVMEGTVKRHKCTLCVYESDTLNYVKQHYEIKHTPPDRKCPECDKEMNATQLKIHARFHIKKVKCSICNKGFADSRDLKKHINVHNKPTDRFRFRQNALKPHNQQHSDSDDSLLKHEPCMKLEDTDSGRHSMSDEDILKAPIRMDSDDEGVLIINEA from the exons ATGAGTAAGGATCCCGTGCCGTCATGTTTGCTCTGTGCAACACAGGAGAACTATTGTTTCAATTCGCCAGCGGACGTTTTTGCGTTGCTCGAGGTGCGGAAACGCAAGAAACTCGTACGACGCTGGCTCTCGAACCTGATATTTCTGCAACGCGTAAAATGGCGTCCGGATAGCCCGATTTTCATCTGCGAAGTGCATTACGCGAAAGACGACTTGGATCGCGTCGTACGTGAGAACGGCAAAACGGAAGTAAAGTTGGCGAGCGAGCAAGCGTTGCCCTGTTATCTCAAATTGGAGGATCGCGCGTTAAATAATCGCATCAAGAGCTTCCTGTTTCTCGTCGAGGAGCACGAAAAGTGTCTAAATATGGGAAATAAGTGGCTAGCGAAAGTTTTCAAGGACAAACGGTTCGCTTTGCTGCTCGGAAATCTCGTCAAAATCgaaatttcggaaaatttgGAAGCAACAATCACCGAAAATGGCGAAATTATCGCCTTGGAAGACGCCATAAAAGCTGGTTTTGTCGAAAACAATCGTCGCATCATGTTTTGGTCACGTTTGCGTGGAATGATGAAGCACTACGAGGAAAAATACGCATCGCAacaagttgttgttgtcgtgccTGAACAAATTATCACCAAACCTGGCAAAGTAGGGCGTCCCCGGAAGTTCCCCAAGGTCGAAATCCCCAAAATTGTCGAGAAAAAACCCCTCAAGGTCATCGTTCCCGCTGTAAATGCCCCGGAAGAGGAAGAAATTTCAACCACAACTTCAGATTCGGACTCCAGCAGTGTCGAAAACGCAACACCAaccttcaaaatattcaaaagtatCCCCCAAGAGGACTTGCCTGTGCCGAAAATCGTTCAAGCCACAATTTTACCGAAGAATTTCGAGCGTCCCGTGAAACGAAGAATATCGGAGAACATAACTTCCTTcacaaaaatgtacaaaatggaAGCCACAGGTCCAAAGGAGCTCAAAACGACCCTTTCTGACCCCAAAGATGACATCGTAACAGACATCCTGCCTCTTATCCCGTCGATGATCCGCAATTGTCTTCCCACATGGCACGTAATTAGTCGAAATGACGCCGTTTGTACACTCAAAATTGTGATTGTGCACGCTCCGGATGGCACAAAGAGACCTTATATCGTGAAAGCGGTAAAAGTCGATCAAAATCTCGTCGTTACCGGGTACTTGAATggccaaaaaatacaaaatgacGACATTAACCGGCACGAAAAGCAACTTTCGCAACAGGAACTCATcgaatttatgcaaaatattgACGATATTCCCTTCGAATTGCCGAAAAGTGttgaaattcacgaaaaaatcgtgaaaaatgacCCGGATCAACTGTCGTTCGGAGCTTTGGCGGAGAATTTGAACGCTTTTTCGGGAAATAATTGGAAACCGACGTGCATTGACAACGAAATGATCCTCATTTACAAAATCGATTTCTCGGATGTGCCTAAATTCAAGCGATACATTACCATAGATCGCGATTTGACCGTAACTATCTTCAATAATGGTCAAAATCGGCAGCCAGGAGAGCTGCTTGAAGGTTCCTTTCAAATGTATCCCTTGACAATGCCGAAAATCCATCGAATTCTGTCAACTTTGGATGAAACGGTCTTCGATAAGATTCTGCGACCCTCGAAATATCGCGAAAAATCGTTCGAGGAGAACATTCGCACCGAAGAGGATCATCGTGTGATGGAAGGAACCGTGAAAAGACACAAATGTACGCTTTGTGTGTACGAAAGTGACACTTTGAACTACGTCAAGCAACATTACGAGATCAAACATACGCCGCCAGATCGCAAATGTCCCGAATGCGATAAGGAAATGAACGCGACGCAGCTCAAAATTCACGCGAGATTCCACATTAAGAAg gtcaAATGCTCCATCTGCAACAAGGGCTTCGCCGACAGTCGTGACCTCAAGAAACACATCAATGTGCACAACAAGCCCACCGATCGCTTCCGTTTCCGCCAAAATGCCCTCAAGCCACACAATCAACAGCATTCCGACTCCGATGACAGTCTCTTGAAGCACGAGCCGTGCATGAAACTCGAAGACACCGATTCCGGACGACACTCGATGAGCGATGAGGATATTTTAAAGGCACCAATTCGCATGGATTCCGATGACGAGGGCGTTTTAATCATCAATGAggcttaa